From Pulveribacter suum, a single genomic window includes:
- a CDS encoding thymidylate synthase, producing MSKHASAIKPLLVDERNLSHAWARAFLHVTEHPGKEISPLIISVTGFEDDGAAIEDERVRGALEKALSIKGKRNIEDVAFTIFPQRLWKMAQGDRAKLFDMYKNAFPRYQAMNKSANRRGLYFQRLITQGPDQCQGNQLEWILSQFGGRQGVRDSMFQASIFDPARDHVADAQLQFPCLQHVSFQPTEEGLVVNAFYATQKLFTKAYGNYLGLAQLGAFMAHEMKKKLIRMNVFVGVEKFDEYPKSDAIFQPLVEAARACCVDEFTAAQGSTKDIASVVETAA from the coding sequence ATGAGTAAACACGCCTCCGCTATTAAGCCGCTGCTCGTAGATGAGCGCAATCTCTCTCACGCATGGGCGAGGGCATTTCTTCATGTGACTGAACATCCAGGGAAGGAAATATCTCCTCTAATCATCAGTGTCACGGGGTTTGAGGATGACGGCGCTGCTATAGAAGACGAGAGGGTTCGGGGCGCTCTAGAGAAGGCGCTATCCATCAAGGGAAAACGGAATATTGAAGATGTCGCATTTACCATTTTTCCTCAGCGACTTTGGAAAATGGCGCAGGGTGATAGGGCAAAACTTTTTGACATGTATAAAAACGCATTCCCTCGGTATCAGGCAATGAACAAATCGGCGAATCGCCGGGGACTCTATTTTCAGCGACTGATTACCCAGGGGCCAGATCAGTGCCAAGGAAATCAACTCGAATGGATACTTTCTCAGTTCGGTGGTCGACAGGGCGTGCGTGATTCCATGTTCCAAGCAAGCATTTTTGACCCTGCACGAGATCATGTAGCCGATGCTCAACTGCAGTTTCCGTGTTTGCAGCACGTTAGCTTTCAGCCCACCGAAGAGGGTTTGGTTGTAAATGCTTTCTACGCAACACAGAAGCTATTCACCAAGGCATATGGAAACTACTTGGGACTTGCGCAGCTGGGGGCATTTATGGCTCACGAAATGAAGAAGAAGCTGATCAGGATGAATGTCTTTGTTGGTGTGGAGAAGTTTGATGAATACCCGAAGTCGGACGCCATTTTTCAGCCTTTGGTAGAGGCTGCGCGTGCTTGTTGTGTTGATGAGTTCACTGCTGCGCAGGGATCAACCAAAGATATTGCGTCAGTTGTTGAGACTGCAGCGTGA
- a CDS encoding DUF932 domain-containing protein, giving the protein MQLASRFASRSPALRSDHPLSDDQIRAVAPSIFADAPHESRSERYSYIPTATVLQELRGEGFEPFMVTQTRVRHDDRRDYTKHMIRLRHASQINGREANEIILLNSHDGTSSYQMLAGMFRFVCSNGLVCGDTVADVRVPHKGDAAGHVIEGAYEVLHGFDRAEESRDAMRAITLDAGESEVFARAALALKYDEDKPAPITESQILMPRRHDDSRRDLWSVFNRTQENLIKGGLSARAANGRRQTTRPVQGIDNGIRLNRALWLLADGLRQLKA; this is encoded by the coding sequence ATGCAACTCGCATCCCGCTTCGCTTCCCGTTCGCCGGCGCTGCGTTCCGACCATCCCTTGTCGGATGACCAAATCCGCGCCGTGGCTCCGTCCATCTTTGCGGACGCCCCGCACGAAAGCCGCTCCGAGCGGTACAGCTACATCCCCACCGCAACCGTGCTGCAGGAACTGCGCGGGGAAGGCTTCGAGCCTTTCATGGTGACGCAGACCCGCGTGCGCCACGACGACCGCCGCGACTACACCAAGCACATGATTCGGCTGCGCCACGCCAGCCAGATCAACGGCCGCGAAGCCAACGAAATCATTCTGCTGAACTCCCATGATGGAACGAGCAGCTATCAGATGCTGGCCGGGATGTTCCGGTTCGTTTGCAGCAATGGCCTTGTCTGCGGCGACACCGTGGCCGATGTGCGCGTACCCCACAAGGGCGACGCAGCCGGACACGTCATCGAAGGCGCTTACGAAGTCCTGCATGGCTTCGACCGGGCGGAGGAATCCCGCGATGCCATGCGCGCCATCACGCTGGACGCTGGGGAATCGGAAGTGTTCGCCCGCGCCGCGCTGGCGTTGAAGTACGACGAGGACAAGCCCGCGCCGATCACGGAATCACAAATCCTGATGCCGCGCCGTCACGACGACAGCCGCCGCGACTTGTGGAGCGTGTTCAACCGCACGCAAGAAAACCTCATCAAAGGCGGCCTTTCCGCCCGCGCCGCGAACGGTCGCCGCCAGACCACGCGCCCAGTGCAAGGCATCGACAACGGTATCCGCCTCAATCGCGCCCTTTGGCTGCTGGCCGATGGCCTTCGCCAGTTGAAAGCCTGA
- the acpS gene encoding holo-ACP synthase has protein sequence MTHNHQLSRFGNVVAHGIDVVDLADFSRLMNEQAGDFLDRYFTPGELATANEGGNRIERLASRFAIKEAVLKALGTGWGDGIAFTDVEVMSQRKGAPTVALHRRLVKIADEQGIVRWLVSASHTATVAMASVIALGS, from the coding sequence ATGACCCACAACCATCAGTTATCTAGGTTCGGGAACGTTGTAGCTCACGGTATAGATGTTGTCGACTTAGCAGATTTTTCCCGACTGATGAACGAACAGGCCGGCGACTTCTTGGATCGGTACTTCACTCCTGGGGAACTAGCCACTGCGAATGAAGGAGGCAACAGAATCGAGAGGCTTGCATCGCGCTTTGCCATTAAGGAGGCCGTGTTGAAGGCACTTGGTACAGGTTGGGGCGACGGCATCGCATTTACGGATGTCGAAGTCATGTCTCAGCGGAAAGGCGCACCAACTGTTGCTCTGCACCGCAGATTGGTGAAGATCGCGGACGAACAGGGGATTGTCCGGTGGCTGGTGAGTGCGAGCCACACGGCCACGGTTGCCATGGCAAGCGTTATTGCTCTGGGCTCATAA
- a CDS encoding DUF736 domain-containing protein → MANIGTFTADKDGFTGTLRTLTLNVKVKLVPNDKGSSENAPDFRLQAAGHDIGAAWNKTSEAGREYKSVTLDDPSFPAPVYARLIEGEDGTHDLIWSRSKPQAA, encoded by the coding sequence ATGGCCAACATCGGCACCTTCACCGCAGACAAAGACGGCTTCACCGGCACGCTGCGCACCCTGACGCTCAACGTCAAGGTCAAGCTGGTTCCCAACGACAAGGGCAGCAGCGAGAACGCACCCGACTTCCGCCTCCAGGCCGCCGGCCACGACATCGGCGCGGCGTGGAACAAGACCAGCGAGGCCGGGCGGGAATACAAGTCCGTGACCCTCGACGATCCTTCGTTCCCGGCTCCGGTCTATGCCCGCCTGATCGAAGGCGAGGACGGTACGCACGACCTGATCTGGTCGCGCAGCAAGCCCCAGGCGGCATGA
- a CDS encoding ParB/RepB/Spo0J family partition protein — MSAVLKTEAIAIEPAAPLEMADPTKNLILVPLSQLLPRRSKRNVRTTPRQSIPELAASIARVGLLQNLIVIAAADGEHYEVVAGDRRLTALKLLAKKKRIAADYEVPCLLVADASARTVSLAENVQREAMHPADQFAAFAALVKEGRPIEDIAADFGVTPLVVQRRLKLANVSPRLLTDYRAGAATLEQLMALTITDDHAAQEAAYYGAPEWQRGASALRERLTEREIDATHPLVRFAGLDAYTAAGGGIRRDLFAEGDAGTYLTDAALLETLVRGKLEALAGDVRAEGWAWVEAVPYMSYAERQAFQNAPRHRREPNARESRRIASLQTRLDKIDAELEEAYDAEDEDKTEALEPRREQVAGELQAVEEALQGYAPDVRAVAGAIVTLDRSGEAVIHRGLLREAEAKALRTLERLRQGFGSDDGEAGNDDEGEDAEQPKAASLSDRLAQHLSAHRTAALQIEVARHPQVALAALVHGMVQTVLQDSHYGHDLPLGVRLTVQDRLEGMAPDWPESPAAVALHELQQVAGEVLPQDSAELFAALLAMEQGELVRLLAVCVASTVDVVTPRATAQQPGAELAQAVGLDMDAWWKPTAEGYFKHVSKAAILEAVGAFAPEHVIRLAKLKKADIASEAERLADGTGWMPAIFRAEAPQQDAAAGAQTQEEEAVADEQPQAEALAA; from the coding sequence ATGAGCGCTGTCCTGAAAACCGAAGCCATCGCCATCGAACCCGCCGCGCCGCTGGAAATGGCCGACCCGACCAAGAACTTGATTCTGGTTCCGCTGTCGCAACTGTTGCCCCGCCGTTCCAAGCGCAACGTCCGCACGACCCCGCGCCAGTCCATACCCGAACTGGCCGCGAGCATTGCCCGAGTCGGCCTGCTGCAAAACCTCATCGTGATTGCCGCCGCCGATGGCGAGCATTACGAAGTGGTAGCAGGCGACCGCCGCCTGACCGCCTTGAAGCTGCTGGCGAAGAAGAAGCGCATTGCCGCCGACTACGAGGTGCCGTGCCTGCTGGTGGCCGATGCGTCCGCGCGTACCGTGAGCCTCGCCGAGAACGTGCAGCGCGAGGCCATGCACCCCGCCGACCAGTTCGCAGCCTTCGCCGCGCTGGTCAAGGAAGGCCGACCCATCGAAGACATTGCCGCCGACTTCGGCGTGACCCCGTTGGTGGTGCAGCGCCGCTTGAAGCTGGCCAACGTCTCGCCGCGTCTGCTGACCGACTACCGCGCCGGGGCTGCGACGCTGGAGCAGTTGATGGCCCTGACCATCACCGACGACCACGCCGCGCAGGAAGCCGCCTACTACGGTGCGCCCGAATGGCAGCGTGGCGCGTCCGCGCTGCGCGAACGCCTGACCGAGCGCGAAATCGACGCCACGCATCCGCTGGTGCGCTTCGCCGGGCTGGACGCCTACACGGCGGCGGGCGGCGGTATCCGCCGCGACCTGTTCGCCGAAGGCGATGCAGGAACCTACCTGACCGACGCCGCGCTGCTGGAAACACTGGTGCGCGGCAAGCTGGAGGCACTGGCCGGGGACGTGCGCGCCGAGGGCTGGGCGTGGGTGGAAGCCGTGCCGTACATGAGCTACGCCGAGCGGCAGGCGTTCCAGAATGCACCGCGCCACCGCCGCGAACCGAACGCCCGCGAATCCCGCCGCATCGCTTCGCTGCAAACCCGTCTCGACAAGATCGACGCCGAACTGGAAGAAGCCTACGACGCCGAAGACGAGGACAAGACCGAGGCGCTAGAACCGCGCCGCGAGCAGGTGGCCGGGGAACTGCAAGCCGTGGAAGAGGCCTTGCAGGGCTATGCCCCGGACGTGCGCGCCGTGGCCGGTGCCATCGTCACCCTCGACCGCAGCGGCGAAGCCGTGATTCATCGCGGGCTGCTGCGCGAAGCCGAAGCCAAGGCGCTGCGCACGCTGGAACGCTTGCGGCAGGGGTTCGGCAGCGATGACGGCGAAGCCGGGAACGACGACGAGGGCGAGGACGCCGAGCAGCCCAAGGCCGCGAGCCTGTCCGACCGGCTGGCGCAGCACTTGAGCGCGCATCGCACCGCCGCGCTGCAAATCGAAGTCGCCCGGCATCCACAAGTGGCGCTGGCCGCGCTGGTGCATGGCATGGTGCAGACCGTCTTGCAGGACAGCCACTACGGCCACGACTTGCCGCTGGGCGTGCGCCTGACCGTGCAAGACCGGCTGGAAGGCATGGCCCCCGACTGGCCCGAATCGCCTGCCGCCGTAGCCCTGCACGAGTTGCAGCAAGTCGCGGGCGAAGTGCTGCCGCAGGACAGCGCCGAACTGTTCGCCGCGCTGCTGGCGATGGAGCAAGGCGAACTGGTGCGGCTGCTGGCCGTGTGCGTGGCTTCCACGGTGGACGTGGTGACGCCTCGCGCCACGGCGCAGCAACCCGGCGCGGAACTGGCGCAGGCCGTGGGGCTAGACATGGACGCATGGTGGAAGCCGACCGCCGAAGGCTACTTCAAGCACGTCTCCAAGGCCGCGATTCTGGAAGCCGTGGGCGCGTTCGCACCGGAGCACGTCATCCGGCTGGCGAAGTTGAAGAAGGCCGACATTGCCAGCGAAGCCGAACGGCTGGCCGATGGCACCGGCTGGATGCCCGCCATCTTCCGCGCCGAAGCCCCGCAGCAGGACGCGGCGGCGGGAGCCCAAACACAGGAAGAAGAAGCCGTGGCGGATGAGCAGCCGCAGGCCGAGGCACTGGCCGCGTGA
- a CDS encoding nucleotide kinase domain-containing protein → MLPIKVTPVFDSYWRFAVERQNVFFQRLKGKPAPWTTDPVISVHKFTNAYRASDRVSQYLIRHVIYRDDLPKSPSEVLFRTLLFKLFNKIETWKLLEHTFGEVTFKNYKFEHYDKVLSQAMRAGGRIYSAAYIMPPGGSAFGHTAKHQNHLRLLERMMADDLAGQMAQLKKMQTAFQLLRGYPTIGDFLAYQFVTDINYSEVTDFSEMDFVIPGPGARDGLRKCFADSAGLNEPELIRLMADNQEREFERLGIKFQSLWGRRLQLIDCQNLFCEVDKYARVAHPDVAGISGRTRIKQKFSPTGPLDLPWYPPKWGINSKIEADLSGRVSQMRHEKTANRSITQSTLDLGNS, encoded by the coding sequence TTGCTGCCGATCAAGGTGACGCCGGTATTCGATAGCTACTGGCGGTTCGCCGTGGAGCGGCAGAACGTGTTCTTCCAAAGGTTGAAGGGGAAGCCAGCGCCGTGGACTACCGATCCCGTGATCTCTGTTCACAAGTTTACGAACGCTTATCGTGCTTCGGATCGTGTCAGCCAGTACTTGATCAGGCATGTGATCTACCGTGACGATCTTCCCAAATCACCGTCCGAGGTGCTGTTCCGTACTTTGCTCTTCAAACTGTTCAATAAGATCGAGACTTGGAAGTTGCTTGAGCACACCTTCGGTGAGGTCACCTTCAAGAACTACAAGTTCGAGCACTATGACAAGGTTCTGAGTCAGGCCATGAGGGCAGGGGGGCGGATTTACTCGGCCGCGTACATCATGCCACCCGGCGGCTCTGCCTTCGGGCATACGGCCAAGCATCAGAACCACTTACGCTTGCTAGAGCGGATGATGGCTGATGACCTTGCAGGCCAAATGGCACAGTTGAAGAAGATGCAGACTGCGTTCCAACTGCTCAGAGGCTACCCAACGATTGGGGACTTCCTGGCATACCAGTTCGTGACTGACATCAACTACAGCGAAGTCACGGACTTCTCCGAAATGGATTTCGTCATCCCAGGTCCAGGTGCACGCGATGGCCTGAGAAAGTGTTTCGCCGACAGCGCGGGTCTCAACGAACCGGAACTGATCCGATTGATGGCCGACAACCAAGAGCGTGAGTTCGAGCGGCTAGGGATCAAATTCCAATCCCTTTGGGGACGTCGGCTGCAATTGATCGATTGCCAAAACCTCTTTTGTGAGGTCGACAAATACGCGAGGGTAGCTCACCCGGACGTGGCCGGAATCTCCGGGCGCACGCGCATCAAGCAAAAGTTTTCTCCCACTGGACCTTTGGACTTGCCTTGGTATCCACCCAAATGGGGTATCAACTCAAAAATCGAGGCTGATCTTTCCGGCCGCGTCAGCCAGATGCGGCATGAGAAAACCGCGAACAGGTCAATTACCCAGTCAACCTTGGACTTAGGAAACTCGTGA
- a CDS encoding ATP-dependent nuclease codes for MHLGNLAISRFRSFGNVTISLRPDLTVLVGENNGGKSNVVDAIRLLTLPLSGRRERYPEDEDVRRHATVPNFQIEGTFRGLGDTLKGLLISAVPDPTQDEAVFGYRYEARSERAPRGKTTMWAGRFDTNEPEAGSSDLIRHVYLPPLRDAHQALGTGSGTRVMALLRHFLPKEQEPDFLAGVRRAVARPDILKTMNTEIGTALGMLTNGVRPQAAALDFGEETLLDVARDLRFRLADIGLAPEDIRASGLGYSNLLYMATVVVELAKAKEADLTIFLVEEPEAHLHPQLQVLVLEFLLEQARQSAARAIEAGKPEGRIQIVVTTHSPNLTAWVSPSHLVVMRSRRREENGVAVSESVSVPIAELGLKPKTLDKISRYLDVTRSALLFGNRAILVEGIAEALLLPVLAQKIVLAADSDGWLRFKGTVIVAIEGVDFRPYVEVLLRPYGDARIADRLIVITDADPTVLGNRKLDLENLAETHRAPQALTVLTNEHTLEHEIFRAGNEAFLKSVFLRLHRNSRRDWMDRIEGVAAPERPDAFLKLIEAKKTRKGDLAQAIASRIAAGEAFVVPNYLAEAIRGAAHV; via the coding sequence ATGCATCTGGGGAACTTGGCAATTTCGCGTTTCCGGTCATTCGGCAATGTGACCATCAGCCTTCGTCCCGATCTGACTGTCTTGGTTGGCGAGAACAATGGTGGGAAGTCGAACGTTGTCGATGCAATACGGCTGCTGACACTGCCGCTGAGCGGACGTAGGGAGCGGTATCCAGAAGACGAGGATGTACGACGCCACGCCACCGTCCCCAACTTCCAAATAGAAGGCACTTTTAGGGGGCTTGGGGATACGTTGAAAGGTTTGCTGATCTCGGCTGTGCCGGACCCCACCCAGGATGAGGCGGTCTTTGGCTATCGATACGAGGCACGATCCGAGCGCGCCCCACGCGGCAAGACCACGATGTGGGCCGGACGCTTCGACACCAACGAGCCTGAGGCCGGCTCCTCCGATCTGATCCGGCACGTGTACCTACCGCCGCTGCGTGACGCGCATCAAGCGCTTGGTACCGGCAGCGGAACGCGGGTTATGGCATTGTTACGCCACTTCCTGCCGAAGGAGCAAGAGCCGGACTTTCTAGCAGGTGTCCGCCGGGCGGTCGCGAGACCCGACATCCTGAAAACGATGAATACGGAGATCGGCACCGCGCTGGGGATGTTGACAAATGGTGTTCGCCCTCAGGCTGCAGCGTTGGACTTCGGGGAGGAAACATTACTCGACGTCGCCCGCGACTTGCGGTTCCGCTTGGCCGACATTGGCCTGGCGCCCGAAGACATTCGAGCATCTGGTCTCGGCTACTCCAACTTGCTCTATATGGCCACGGTCGTTGTCGAACTGGCAAAAGCCAAGGAGGCCGACCTAACGATCTTTCTCGTCGAAGAGCCGGAAGCGCATCTGCATCCGCAACTCCAGGTGTTGGTCCTCGAATTCCTCCTGGAGCAAGCACGTCAATCTGCAGCACGCGCCATTGAGGCCGGCAAGCCGGAGGGCCGCATTCAGATCGTGGTCACCACGCATTCACCGAACTTGACAGCATGGGTCTCTCCGTCGCATCTGGTGGTCATGAGATCGCGGCGGCGCGAAGAGAATGGGGTAGCGGTCTCTGAATCAGTCAGCGTGCCTATCGCTGAACTCGGACTGAAGCCGAAAACGCTCGACAAGATCAGCCGCTATCTAGATGTGACCCGCTCAGCGCTGCTGTTCGGCAATAGAGCCATCTTGGTGGAGGGAATCGCCGAGGCATTGCTGTTGCCGGTGCTCGCGCAGAAGATCGTTCTTGCCGCAGACTCTGACGGGTGGCTACGATTCAAGGGAACCGTCATCGTGGCGATCGAGGGCGTGGACTTCCGCCCGTATGTCGAAGTGCTGTTGCGGCCGTATGGCGACGCACGCATTGCAGACCGGTTGATTGTGATCACCGACGCGGACCCGACCGTGCTGGGGAATCGAAAGCTGGATCTCGAGAATCTCGCTGAAACACATCGCGCGCCTCAGGCACTGACGGTGTTGACCAACGAGCACACGCTAGAACATGAGATTTTCAGAGCTGGCAACGAAGCGTTCTTAAAGAGCGTGTTCCTTCGGCTGCATCGCAATTCACGTCGTGACTGGATGGATCGAATAGAAGGTGTCGCAGCGCCGGAACGTCCCGATGCGTTCCTCAAACTGATAGAGGCCAAGAAGACCCGCAAGGGCGATTTGGCTCAAGCGATTGCCTCACGCATCGCGGCAGGCGAGGCGTTCGTGGTGCCGAACTATCTCGCCGAAGCGATCCGCGGTGCCGCGCACGTATGA
- a CDS encoding nucleoside triphosphate pyrophosphohydrolase family protein, whose protein sequence is MNLNTYQREAQKTDRVPSRRKSGDAGNDLTVPLLGLAGETGELLSEYKKHLRDGDSHLLFRERVSEELGDLLWYVGNVAAKFDLKLEDIAQANLKKTRDRWGPQDTGSLAFDAEFEEHERLPRRFEVELSEVTVDGRKKIRMRVNGKKIGDDLTDNADDPDGYRFHDVFHLGYVAVLGWSPVIRKLLKRKRKSIPQVDEVQDGGRAQVLDEGVAALVFDYAKEHRWLEGVGDLDYKLLRTIKGVTSLLEVRERSLGEWQRAILVGFEVWRQVLSAGGGKILVDQDAKSLTFLGPPDSVRRKAPRKS, encoded by the coding sequence ATGAACTTGAACACCTACCAGCGGGAAGCACAGAAGACAGATCGCGTGCCGTCACGACGGAAAAGCGGCGATGCAGGAAACGATCTTACGGTTCCTTTGCTCGGTCTGGCAGGTGAGACGGGCGAACTGCTCAGTGAGTACAAGAAGCACCTTCGAGATGGCGATTCCCATCTGCTGTTCAGGGAGCGAGTGTCGGAAGAGTTGGGCGACTTGCTTTGGTATGTCGGAAACGTTGCCGCAAAGTTCGATCTAAAACTTGAGGATATTGCGCAGGCAAATCTGAAGAAGACCAGGGACCGCTGGGGGCCGCAGGATACCGGGTCCCTCGCTTTCGATGCAGAGTTCGAAGAGCATGAACGGTTGCCTAGACGGTTCGAGGTGGAACTCAGCGAGGTGACCGTTGACGGGCGCAAGAAGATTCGAATGCGCGTCAACGGCAAGAAGATTGGTGACGACCTGACCGACAACGCGGATGACCCCGATGGCTATCGGTTTCACGACGTGTTCCATCTCGGTTATGTCGCCGTACTTGGCTGGTCGCCGGTTATTCGAAAACTCTTGAAGAGGAAACGCAAGAGCATCCCTCAAGTGGACGAGGTGCAGGACGGTGGCCGAGCCCAGGTTCTGGACGAGGGCGTCGCGGCGCTGGTTTTTGACTATGCGAAGGAACACCGGTGGCTCGAAGGTGTCGGCGATTTGGACTACAAGTTGCTGCGTACGATCAAGGGTGTGACATCGCTACTCGAAGTGCGAGAAAGGTCGCTCGGGGAGTGGCAGCGCGCGATCTTGGTCGGATTTGAGGTCTGGCGCCAGGTTCTGAGTGCCGGCGGGGGAAAGATACTTGTCGATCAGGATGCTAAGAGTCTGACTTTTCTCGGACCACCCGATAGCGTCCGGCGGAAAGCTCCGCGCAAGTCGTGA
- a CDS encoding ImmA/IrrE family metallo-endopeptidase — MSAQLSVTSAPGRKALVMQGMQASIAARVKAGVDLKSPTCIYGLCEAHNVAVRFNDINMEGMYDRTPKPRIHVSVLRPLARRTFTCAHELGHHVFGHGSTIDELREDQASSADRPPNEILADAFAAFVLMPTLGLREAFAKRGLDPNRATALDMYAIACNFGVGQATLVNHLAYGINMINQVQRDRLGRITPKMIRTELLGEVVAMPLTVADRHWNSPTLDIEQDGLLLLPPGVVVDASMLVPERELASGRLFRAAKCGITRVVIPGTSWATYVRVARRQYIGLARFRHLEEPVDE; from the coding sequence ATGAGCGCTCAACTCTCGGTTACGTCGGCCCCCGGGCGAAAAGCCCTGGTGATGCAAGGCATGCAGGCTTCAATCGCGGCGCGCGTCAAGGCGGGCGTGGATCTCAAGAGTCCCACCTGTATTTATGGCTTGTGCGAGGCGCACAACGTCGCAGTCCGTTTCAACGATATCAATATGGAGGGCATGTATGACCGGACGCCGAAGCCGCGCATTCATGTTTCTGTACTCAGGCCTTTGGCGAGACGAACTTTCACGTGCGCGCATGAATTGGGGCATCACGTTTTTGGGCACGGCTCGACCATCGACGAGCTGCGGGAAGATCAGGCCAGCAGCGCCGATCGCCCTCCGAACGAAATTCTGGCTGACGCTTTCGCGGCTTTTGTTTTAATGCCCACTCTTGGCCTACGGGAGGCCTTCGCGAAGCGGGGCTTGGACCCGAACCGCGCAACAGCCCTCGATATGTACGCCATCGCCTGCAACTTCGGAGTAGGGCAGGCGACTCTGGTGAATCACCTCGCCTACGGTATCAATATGATCAACCAGGTGCAGCGTGATCGCCTTGGACGGATTACGCCAAAGATGATCCGCACGGAACTGCTGGGCGAGGTCGTCGCCATGCCGCTCACGGTAGCAGATCGGCACTGGAATTCACCGACGCTCGACATCGAGCAGGACGGGCTGCTGCTCCTTCCACCGGGTGTGGTTGTTGACGCTTCAATGCTCGTGCCCGAGCGTGAGCTAGCTTCCGGGCGACTCTTTCGAGCGGCAAAGTGTGGCATTACACGAGTGGTAATACCTGGTACCTCGTGGGCCACCTATGTTCGTGTTGCCCGGCGCCAATATATTGGCTTGGCTAGATTTCGTCACCTTGAGGAGCCTGTCGATGAGTAA
- a CDS encoding helix-turn-helix domain-containing protein, translating to MTDSPDTHRSALAERLREARKAAGLSQGQVAKVLQMHRPTVSEIEAGNRRVSAEELTRFAETYDVTVSWLLGETAEQLEMNDPRLQLAARELSKLKPDDLDRLLRLLASMRSSDAEEGGVIK from the coding sequence ATGACAGACAGCCCGGACACGCATCGTTCGGCGCTCGCCGAACGTCTGCGAGAGGCCAGAAAAGCCGCAGGCCTGTCGCAAGGCCAGGTGGCCAAGGTGCTGCAGATGCATCGGCCGACGGTTTCTGAGATCGAGGCCGGCAATCGCCGTGTTTCTGCAGAAGAACTGACGAGATTTGCGGAGACCTACGATGTCACCGTCTCATGGCTGCTCGGAGAGACAGCTGAACAGCTCGAGATGAACGACCCGCGACTCCAACTTGCCGCACGCGAACTGAGCAAGCTGAAGCCGGACGATTTGGATCGACTGCTGCGGCTGCTGGCGTCGATGCGCAGCTCGGATGCCGAAGAGGGAGGGGTGATTAAATGA